The genomic segment CTTGGAGGGTCTCTGATGTGATCGCCGTTCAACCTTTTATCGTGGGCTTTTGAGACTTTTGACGCCATCAGGCCCGGGTACTGTACCTCTGGAACCTGGCTCGACTCGTCTTGACTTGGAGATATCATCCCACTCACTTGAATTTGACTCTCGCCGTTAAGTAGCAAGGCCGGTGGCCCGGAGTTGAAGCAAGGGGTATGGGAAGGTGCAGCGGCCCTCGCCATGCCCAGACCGAGCTACCCATGATCCCTGGTCCAACACACAAAAGTCGACGCTGCAGCGAGCCGAAGTGGTCATATAGCCGAATCGCCAAAGTTACTGCGCTGCCTCGATCGCTTATCCGTACCATGCCGTATGGATTTCAGGCACACAGAGCTGCGTGAGAGATGCGTGCTTTGCATCCCTCTCCGAGCCCTCAGACCATCACTCCTCCGCGTTAAACCGGTTGCGATCAACCGCCAAGCTGTGAACGACAAGGATCACAACCAGTGCGCAAACCAACAGACCTCACATGCATACGCATTGAGAATGACTGCCAGGGGCGCCGCCGCCCGCGCAGCAACCCAAAATCTCTAAGCGCCCGACTTCCCGCCCCCCTCTTCTGGTTCTTCCTCCTCAGGCGGCACAGCAAACGGGGGAACAACAGAATTAAAGAAAGAATGAGATAAACGAGCAAACAAGCCCGCAACCCCTGAGGCCTATTCCAAGTTTCCCACCAACAACTCGTAGACGGGGGTTGATAAGGACAGAAATCCGGCCGGGCCGCAATCCAAAATACGTAAACGAACATTAAATTCTGGGCGCGAAGCAAAGGAAACAGCAACCGTCTTGGTTTCTCACTCTCTTTCTCACTCTTTTGCCCTTCCTCGCGTGTTTTCCATTCTCTCACTTCCCACGACGCGATATCCACGTTTGACACGTGTGCATCCAGACCGAAGAGTGCAGAGAGACCTGGACACTCCCAAAAGCTCACAGAGAGAAGATGCTCCTGGCAAGGCGAAAAATGCCAGGCATCGTCCTCCTAGGCCTCCCCgtctccctcctcctccttctcctatGGCACAATGACGGCGGCCTTCCCACATTCCCAAcatcctcatcctcatcaGCCATCCCGCCAAAACCGATAGAATGGATGACAGAACAAGACGAAACATACTTCTGGCGGACCGTTAAAGTCCACCACCCGGCCCCGGAACCCCTCCGCCAACTCCCCGCCGTCCCCTCCGTCCGCTTCCCCCAGGTCCAAGCCCATTTCCCGCCCGAGACGAGCACTCAGCGCCGCGTCCGCGAAGAGCGCCAGCAGACCGTCAAAAAGGCCTTTCAAAAGGCCTGGTCGTCGTACCGGAAACACGCCTGGCTCTCGGACGAGTTGACCCCCGTATCAGGCGGCCGGCGCAACACGTTCGGAGGCTGGGCCGCGACCCTCGTGGATTCCCTCGACACACTCTGGATCATGGACATGAAGTCCGACTTTGACGAGGCCGTAGCCGCCGCCGCGACAATCGACTTCAGGCACACCGACCTCGACGAAATCAACGTCTTTGAGACAACGATCCGCTACCTGGGCGGCTTCCTTTCGGCGTTTGACCTATCGGGCGACGCCCGACTCCTCCGGAAAGCAGCCGAAGTCGGCGAGATGCTCTACAAGGCTTTCGACACGCCCAACCGCATGCCCATAACTCGCTGGAAAGTGGGCGATGCAGCCCGCGGTGACGCCCAGGACGTCGGCAACGGTGCTCTGGTAGCGGAGATAGGAAGCCTATCAATGGAATTCACACGTCTCTCAATACTGACAGGCGACCCTAAGTTCTGGGACGCAACCCAACGGATTATGGAAATCTTCGAAAGCCAACAAAACAAAACCAACATCCCCGGTCTCTGGCCTCTAGTCGTGAACCCCAAAGACGAAGTCTTCAACCAAGGGGACGACTTCACCCTCGGCGCCATGGCCGATTCCCTCTACGAATACCTCCCCAAAATGTCCGCTCTCGTAGGCGGACGCAGCGGGATGTACAAATCCATGTACGAAGCCGCCGTGAAGCCCGCCATCGAACATAATCTCTTCCGGCCCATGACGCCGACCAACGAAGATATCCTCATCGCGGGGCAGGCGCACTCTCGCGAATCCAACGGTGTACGTACTATCGAACAGGAGCCGCAGGGCCAGCACCTTGTTTGCTTCATGGGCGGGCTTCTTGCGCTTGGTGGGAAGCTATTCAACCACCCCGACGAAGTGTCTGTGGCGAGGAAACTTGTCGACGGGTGTGTGTACGCTTACAAGTCTTTCCCGCATGGCATCATGCCGGAGACGTTTTACATGGTCCCCTGCCCCTCCAAGCAAGAATGCGCATGGGACGAAGCCCTCTACAAAAAGCACGTCCTCGAACGGGCAGAGAGaaaggacgacgacgaggttCTCACCGCAGACGAAATCATCAAAAAGGACCGCCTTGTTCCAGGATTCTCCGCCGTTCCGGACCGGCGCTATATTCTCCGCCCCGAGGCAATCGAAAGTGTGTTCATCATGTACCGCACCACAGCCGACACGAGCTTGTTAGACTCGGCGTGGGACATGTTTTCGTCCATTGACAACGTCACGAGTACGGAGCTGGCGAACACGGCGGTGTGGGATGTCACGGCCGAGGGACGGCCTCCGCAGTCGGACTCGATGGAGTCATTCTGGATGGGGGAGACGTTGAAGTACTTTTATCTCATCTTTAGCGAGCCTGGGTTGGTGAGTTTGGATGAGTTTGTGTTCAATACCGAAGCACATCCTTTCAGACGATGGAAGTAAGGTGGTGTAAACGTTTTTGTATATATCATATGTATAAATATCATGGCCGGATTATGAACAACTGATGTGCCTTATTGCCTCGATATCTTGTTTGATCCCCTCAAGCAAGCATCCCTCAAAACCTCCCTCAAAgttcctccttctcctcgatCACCTCAATCTTCTCTCCGGGCTTTACACAAACCCAAGTCTTCCCATTCCAAACGCCTTCCTCCGGATAAAGACAAATCCTTCTAACCTCCTCATCAACAACCACCTTCCCATCCTCTCCAATCTTGAACCCCCTCGCATCCAACTGCTCCGGCGCAACACCCTTCTCGACCCACGCCCTCAACTTCTCCAACGCACTCCAGGGAAACGGCGCTCCATACATCGAAACGCAGTGATTCACCCCAGGAACCTCAAAATACCTCCAAAACTCCTCAATCTCAACTCCGCGCTTCGCCTCGATCCCCTTGGCCTTCTCATACAGTCCCCTTCCGACCTTGATAGAGATAGCCTGGTCCGCCATACCGTGCCACATGAGAACCTTCCCCCCGCGCTCCCTGAATCTTCTCAGATCCGGGATGGGCGTCCCGATGACGGACTCGTACTCCTCAACTCCCCGCCGGAAGACGTCCCGGAAAGTCTCCCGCGACATCGACGCCGGATCAAATGCCGGATCCTTCTCGATGAACAGCCGGATCCATTCATCCGTCACGGAGAACGGCACACCTGCACACCTTGTCCGATCCGTCTCCTCCTCGCAGACACTATTCATCATGGCAAGCAACCCAGCAAACTGCGTCCCAGGAACATAACTCGGAAACATCTCCCTCCCCTCCTCATCCAGCACACCCCCCACAACCTCCTCAACAACCTCAACCGCCCCCCTCGAAACCCTCCCCTCAATCTTCTTCCCATCCTTCCCATCACAACTAAACTCCCTCCCCTCCGCCGTCCTCACATCAAACCCACACTCCCCCAAGCGTCCGATAACCCCATCCCTCCTCCCATCACCCAAATCACACGCCTCAACCCCAGCCTTCACGATCGCCCCCAACTCACACCCAGAAGGCCAATACCTCCTCCACCGCATAACCAACTGCGGGAAATACAACGACGTCACCATAGCAGGGAACTCCACGGCCGGACACATACTCAACACCCCGTCAAAATCCCCCGGATACCGCTGCGCAACAGCCAGCCCCTGCCGTCCGCCCGTCGAACACCCCTTGAAGTAGCTATACCTCTCCTCAGCATCATAATACGCCCCCAGCACGGCCTTCCCCACGACAGCGAGCTCGTGCAGACTCCTGTACCCAAAGTTGACCAGCAAAGGCCAATCAATGTTCCCCGGGCCTCGTAAAGCCCACACATCAGGCCGCAAACTCGCGAGGTGTCCGCCGTCCGTGACAGCAGCAACATACCCTTCTTGAACCGCCGCACTCGGTCCATCGCCATCTACCTCCCCGACAACgaacccgccgccgcctaaCCCCATGAACCGCTCATTCCACGCGCTCTTCTCGAGGGGAAGCCAGACGTGTACGTTGACGAGGTCGTCGTGGCCTGGGTGGGTGTAGGAGACTGTGACGTTGCAGAAGGGGGGGATGCCGGTTGCGGAGGCGGATGTTGTCGCGAGGGACGCTTCAGAGAGGCGGTTTGGAAAGGAGGTGTAGTTGTGGACTTGGACGGCTGTTGTTTTGATGTGTTGGAGGCCTGGGATGGAGGGGAACGTGAAGGTTGAAGGGTCGCATTTTGGGGATGTGGATGCCGAGGTTGAGCTTGTGAGGGCGGCGAGGGTGAGGAGGGTCGTCCCGAGGAGGCCTGGGGAATTCGGTGGTTTAGAAAACATGCTGTGCTCAAAGTGTATCAGTGTTGTCGTTGAACGAAGATGAAGAGTCCTACAAAGAGGGGGTAAGACTAGTTTCCGTACTTCTTAAGAGACAGAACCAGAGGACACTACCCGGTGAGTCGGTAATAAATACTCATCCCATCCCTCGACCCCGTTCGTCTCTTGCAACATTGTGGATACCAAAGTGTCAAGCTAACGACTCCGTTCTCCAGGCTCCAAGTCGTCAACTCTTCCCcgccctcctcttcttcccccGCGTTGTTACCGGGCTCAAACTGGGGAACTACCAGTAACCGCTCCGCCCGACTCCCGGATATCTCGAAACAGATCATCGGACGAATCCCCTCAAAGCAAAAGGAGCTCGTGTCCTATATCTGGCCTCGTCGGCGACCTGGAAAACCTACTCGAAAATAACGTGCAGTCGTCGATTGCCAACACTTAGTCTTTTCCTTGTACCTTACTTACCTACTCAGTTTGTAAACTACTCAAAGAAAACCAAGGACAACGTACAAAGTTCGCTCAAACTCCTCATTCGACGTGCCAATGATACCCCACGGACTCCCGGGGCCCGTCCAAACCCCGAACCTCAAAAGACACAGAAGTAATCAGAAAACAGCTCCAGTAACTCTATACAGGCGGGGGAGTGAGAAAGCGTTCATACCGGCATAGGACCGGCATTTCCCAGCCCCGGTCCCTCAGATCCACCTCCCAACGGCCTGACCGCTGAAGAAAAAACTCGGCAGACACGATCGGCATTCCCCCGAACGAGCCGGGTTGCGACATATCCGCACCCCGTCCGTACACGGCCAACTTCAAAGACCATCCGTCATTACTCCCCTAATCAAAGTGTGAACCCGGCGCAAATCCATCAATCCTGCCCCCCCGCGTCTCCCAATCTCTTGATCGCCGTCACTGCACTTGCTTCATTGGCTGGCGGCTGACAGACAAGCTGCAGCACCGCTTACATGAACCACATCATCGTGCATAAAAAGGCTGGCCGTCCCTCGCCCTACTTTAGTACGCTTCCCCTCATCACAAGCAAATTCATGGGCCACATCATCCACCAGGAGAGAGAGTGAACAGTTTCCAGATAAGATAATCATTGAGAGCATGTGCGTCGTTATTCCTTCCGGTTGTACGCCTACAGACACATGTATACCGCCCCGATCCTTGGTGATGGTCTTGAAACCATCGCTTCCAACTTTGTGAGCATCGACCAGGCTTCCCATAAAGCAAAGCCGCCAGTCGTTACCAAGCTCGGGTATCTCGTCCACACGCATATCCGCCAACCGTTGCCTCAGTTCCTTGACCCGCTTCCATATACATGCGTGCAGGCCCACTGTCCGTCTGTCTCAAACGCCGAGAGAGCGACACATTACTATCCACCACTGAATCCATCATCCCGGAATGAGTGGGTATCTCATTGATCGTGAGCAAGCGTTACGGGGAATCAAAAACAAAGATAAGGAAATTCTACTTGCGAAATCGCTgccagaaaagaaaaaaaccgTCAATGGTAAACCAAACCTGATGGCAAACTGAAAAGGAAACCGTAAATGTCGAAGCAGGATATCGAAATGAAAAGGAAAAATCAATAGAAAGAGAAAGTGGAAAAGTCGACCGTAATCCAGATGAGCTGAGATGAGGGTGGTGACACCCAGAGAGATAAGAAATCAATTTCAACGCTATGTATCAACGCCTGCCAAAGATAAAATGCAGTTGCCCACCAACTTGATAGAAAACGGGATATCATGACAAGAAAGCGACTGTATGTCATGCAAAGACTGAAAGCTCTGCCGACATAGATTCCAAGTAAGGGAGAAGGAAATTCGTCAGTCGTGTTGCGTATATGTACCATCGCCTCTCGGGGCATGGTAAAAGGACTGTAAAGAGGCGTATTGATGATTCACAAGAGTCTCAGTACGCAGTGGCAGTGGTTCCCTCGCTCGTGGCAACGGCCACCAGCGCCTCCAAACGTCTCAGAGGGTCAGGATTGCCGGACTGTTGCTGCTGGGCTTGCTGCGGCTCAGGCTGTCGTCCCGGAAAACCAGCAAAGTGACCCATATTGGGATGGACCATGCGGTTGACATGGGGTCCACGAGGATCTTGGCTGGGCGCTTCCGGGCGAGGTCCGTGAACGTTGCTTCCCATAGGACCATGGTACCATCCGTGGCGTTTAGTGTCCCTGTGTGCAAACGACGGCGCCGACATCGTGTGCTGATGATTGCGAGTGAATGCACCCGAGTTGGCATACGAGGGCTGGTCGACCTCGAATCGCACAGTCGGCGGGTTCATGCGAACCTGCTCTGCTTGTGCCTGCACTGCCTGGTTCACTTCGTTTGCCCACGCCCCGGCGCTATCGCGAGGAGGTGTCGTGTTGGAGGCAATGTCCAGTCTTGTCAGGCCCCGGTGCAAGCTCATATCCCATTGGGCCACATTCCGCCGTTCATCAGCGACAGCTTCGGTGCCGGGAAGCATGGGCCGGCGGTGACCGCCCTCCGCATCGACCATCATCGGCGACGGGATTCGTCTTGGGGGCGACACCTGTCTCGATGGCAGAGGGTCAAAGGATTCAATGCCAGGCAACCGAAGCGTCTGCTGGGGATTGGGCGCATTGGCGATGGGCGGCGCGGGATTCGGCTGAAGTTGACCGGGAGTGAGTACGTTGCTGAGGTGGCTGGTATTGGTGTTGAAGGTCCTCGTGTCAGGATGCCAAGTTCGCCTGCGCCAAGCCTCGTCTGCGTTAGACGAGGTCGAGTCCCTCCTGCCAGACCATGCTGATGTCGGCGTTGTCGGCGATGCCAGGTGGCTGCTGGGGGCGGGGGAGAAGGCTCCCATGTTGGAAGTATTGACAGGCCCATTGCCGTAGACGATTCTGTTGACCGGTGCGCCGTGCGGTGACTGAAAAGGATTGACGCCGGAGGGCACGCTGAGTCGCCGGCCCGGAGTCCGGGAGCCAGAAGAGTACATGCTGTGAGATCGGGAGTGCGTGGTGGTAGGAGAAGCGATTGTCGAACCCCATCGCGGACTGCTTTGACCGGTAGAGAATGTCGCTGACGTCGGTGTGCTGTAGTCAGTTGGCGAGACAGGGCGATAGCCGTATGGACCGTCTCCGGCACTTCGGTATGATTCGAGTGACAGGCGGGAGCGGGGGTCGCTTGCCATAACGAGAGGCGGCGGGCGTCGTCGAATGTCGTCTCGAGATCCAAAAGCTGACCCGATAGAGCCCACGCTGGCGATGCTGGATGTCGAGAGCGACTTGGAGTGACCCCTGACGGGACCAGGCGCGCTGCCAGCTGTTGATGCGCGAGCCCTGCCGCCCTGCTGACGCACACGCTCAGTGCGCATCTGCCTCTGGAACCTAGCACCAGTCGCTGCCAAGGAATCTATGGGGATATCCTCGTTGACGTGCACCGTCTGTGCGTGTTGTCGCAGGTTATCGAGACGGGAGAAACGGCGCGAGCAATGACACTGGAATGGTCTCTCGCCGGTGTGTTTCCTGGGACGATTAGCAAAGATCGTCATCTATGGGGACGATAGAGAGCCTACCGAATGTGCCTGGCCAAATGTTCGCTTCGGGTAAAACTCAAGTTGCAGGGCGGGTAATCCGTGCAATAAAATCGCTGtgacttcttcttcttgttggATCTGGTACCATCGGCATTCACACTGTCGTCGTCAGATCCCTCTTCACCTTCGCCGTCGGACTCGTCCATGTCCACATCCTCCGAGTCCCTTGATCTCCTTGAGTGTTGTGAGTTTGCTCTTGTCGGGGTCTTGACCTTCTCGGCACTCTCGGGAACCTGAACAGCCTGGGGAAATGGCGAGCTTGGCAAAGGCTTCTGGGATGCCAGACCAGTAGTGCCACTGCCACTGCTGAAAGTTGCTTTCGTGGGCGTCTTCACGTCCTCGGCCATGGGCTGTGGTGTCCGCGGGAGCGGTGCAGTGGTTGGCTTCGGTGTGGTTGGTGACGTCGTCATCATCTTGTCGTCCATCTTTACATCGGCACCAGGTAATGGCGAATTTACTGGTCTAAATGCAGCGGCCATGTTCAAACTGTGCTGTGATTCAGGATAAGCGGGCGTCGAGGAGGACAGCCTGGTGAATTCCTCTCGCTGTGGAGGAGAAAGTGCAGGCGCAGGCTCGCGAGGCCGAGTCGAGCACAAAAGGAACACAGGTGCGGGGAGTGCAGGCTGCGGAAGGTAGTATTTGAGTATGATTTGAGCCGGGAGGAGAGCGGGCTGAAGAAGGGCGGGGAAAGGGCGGAATGAGAGGGGGTAAAGGGAAgaagaaagaagaaaaaatgTCCCGAATCTGAATCAAGTCATCCGAGAAGTTGCTGTCTGGTTTCGAACTCTTTGGATGTCTCTCCGTTCCAAGTATGcgtagaggaagaggaggaggaagtgatggtggtggtggcggcggcagcaacGGGCTTTGAAAGGGCGACAAAGGTGTCGTGAGCCGGATGTGTGTAGAGGTGAGAGTCGTGGAGCGCCGATGGAAGTGCGACCGACGTCGATGATCTATTCCCCCCGGGCCTGGGAGAGTGGGGTGGTCTGCTGGAACAAGGTGCAAGGCCGGTTTGGTATCGGTAGCGCGGTTGAGGACGGTTACCGACTGCGTATTTCGTAGTATAACGGAGCAGAGTGGAGGACGAAGAGAAGAGAGACAAGTTGGTACGGAGACAGCAAGGCGAGGGGCAGGCGGCTCTAGAAAAGGACCTGCCAGGGGAGTGTGGCGATGAATGGTCGATGATGAAAGACGTGCCCTGATCTGACCCTGCTGGCTGCAGTAAAGTGGTTCTCAGTGGTTCCTCGCTGACTTTTCTTCCCCCTGCCTCCGGCTTTACGCCTGCTTGCGTTCGTTCGAGTCTAGCGACAGGTAGTGTCGAGAGCTGGGCGGAGTTTGTCTAAGATGGGTTGGAGGAGCCAACCAACCAGCCTCCTCTTGGGGGTGTGCGTCGTGTGCGTCTTGGGGGATCCGGCGCACCAAGTCGGCGAATTTGGGTGGGAGTGTCTGTGGGCTATCGCAGAACCAATGTAGTCCGGTCCAATGCCAATCAAGATCCGAGTTGACGGGTTTGCAAGCTGGGTGCCTTGCGTTTTAGTAGACGATTTCGTAGGTTGCTGACTTGCAGTATCCGTATAGACCGAATATCAGCTCAAGTACCGAGCGTTATAGAGCAGGCTGTGATGGTCCTGATTCTTGGAGGGAGCGGGCTGAAAGGCACAAAAGAGTCTTCTTTGGCGATATGTTGAATGTCAAAGCCCAGGCAATTCTCTGTGCACCGGAACTTGCTGGGAACGATAGAGAGGGGGAGAGAGGAATAAAGCATATGGTCTGCAGTGAGGGCGAGGGAGGATTCGTAAGTAGTTGATGATGGTCACAGCACACGGAAGCGCTGGCGGTACTCGTGTACGAGAAAGAGTTGGTGGACCCAAGGCAGGCCAGGTCCAGGGCCAGGGCCGGACGCCAGGGTCAGGGTCAGAACCAGGACCTGGCGGCGGTAGTGGTATTGGTGGAGTCGATTGGCGGGAGGTACAAGGGGTACATGAAAGTCAGACGGCTTGGTGTGAGATCCCAGTCAGCCGGGCGGTTGGGAGGGGGTCAAGGTCGAGGTCGAGGTCGATGTCCCAGGACTAGGACGGACTAGAGACGGACGGGAGGCGAGAGTGGCCGGAACGGTGGGAAATGGGGCTTGCTCATCCGTCTGCGGGCGGGAAAACGCCCTGAGTAAACTGGCAGTCGATGGTCTCTGACGGGCGCGTGAGAAACGGAGGACAGTGTCGAGCGAGGTGTAGGCGACGGTCAGCCCAAGTCGCTAAGGTAGCGGGGCACGAAAAGCGACGAGGCGTCTGCGAGAGGGAGGAGAACGTGGTGACTCCAGCGCCGGGCCACCACCAGGGCGAGGGGCACACGGGGAGGTTGGTTGGCGGAGTTGCTGTGACGGCGTGGCCAGTGCCAGACAGGACAGTGGGCCAGACGTAAGGTACCGATTatggctggctggctggctgtCTTGATCGAGTGCAGGCACACAAGCAGAGACGGGAGACGCAATGCGAATGCTGGTCTTGGAAAAATTGTCCGTGGGTTCGAGGGTTTGCCAGGAACAAAGGATGAAAGGTCGAGGCACCGCAGGGGATTGGTGGCCAGGTTGGGAACTCGGAGGGGTTTGTTGACGGGTGCGAGTTGCGAGGTTGACGAGGTCAAAGTCAAAAAGGACGGCGGCCAAGCCAGTCTGTGAGGTAAGGGACCTGGCCCGAGGTTGCGATGCGCCGATGTAATGCTCCGTATTGGGAGTTTGATGCCGCCGTTGTTGGTGGTGATGCTTTTGCGGGTGCTGGGGGATGATACGCCAGGCAGTGGATTCCCGTCCTGTGGATTACGCTGTAGCGTAGCCGTACAGCAAGGTACCGTACCGTCGAGAACCTTGCCCTGCCTGTGCTGTTGGCAGCTGGACCTTTTGACTTTGGCGGCGTTTTCCTTGTCGATGCGCTGTGCTGCTACCCTACGCAGGGGTAGGCGGTAGAGTAGGCGGGGACAAAGTTGGACGGATACGGACGCAAAAGGGATAAACGGCAGGATGCATTCGGTGCCACGATGGGCGAGTGCGTGGATGCGTGAATGCTTGGCCTCCGAGGCACGGCTACTTGGTGTATGGAGTAGAATGTAGGTCTTCGACTAGGGTGGTGTGGTGCTGTATCGGTAATAGTGTCGTGTATAGAAGGTATCCGTAGAAAGTGGTCTTGAAAGATGTGGATGCGACAACGAGCGGTGGGAGGTTGGTAACGGAAGCTGAAAAGTGTCACTGGGCGAGATATCATGGATATCCGTGTAAGAGTGTCAAATGTGATGGATGGTACGGAGTATTGATGATGTTGTAAAAAGTGTGCGTGCCGGCGGTCGGGATTGGGGGGCTCGGCTCGGCGTCGTCAATGTGTTGGTTGGGTGTGTATTTCTTCCAGCGGTAAGCTGGTAATAATGGATGACTCGATATGTCGATGGATGGAGAGAGAGCAATTAAGGTAAGGCAACGTAAGTATCCAAGAATCCCTCAAGTAGAGAGGGTC from the Colletotrichum lupini chromosome 3, complete sequence genome contains:
- a CDS encoding glycosyl hydrolase family 47, encoding MLLARRKMPGIVLLGLPVSLLLLLLWHNDGGLPTFPTSSSSSAIPPKPIEWMTEQDETYFWRTVKVHHPAPEPLRQLPAVPSVRFPQVQAHFPPETSTQRRVREERQQTVKKAFQKAWSSYRKHAWLSDELTPVSGGRRNTFGGWAATLVDSLDTLWIMDMKSDFDEAVAAAATIDFRHTDLDEINVFETTIRYLGGFLSAFDLSGDARLLRKAAEVGEMLYKAFDTPNRMPITRWKVGDAARGDAQDVGNGALVAEIGSLSMEFTRLSILTGDPKFWDATQRIMEIFESQQNKTNIPGLWPLVVNPKDEVFNQGDDFTLGAMADSLYEYLPKMSALVGGRSGMYKSMYEAAVKPAIEHNLFRPMTPTNEDILIAGQAHSRESNGVRTIEQEPQGQHLVCFMGGLLALGGKLFNHPDEVSVARKLVDGCVYAYKSFPHGIMPETFYMVPCPSKQECAWDEALYKKHVLERAERKDDDEVLTADEIIKKDRLVPGFSAVPDRRYILRPEAIESVFIMYRTTADTSLLDSAWDMFSSIDNVTSTELANTAVWDVTAEGRPPQSDSMESFWMGETLKYFYLIFSEPGLVSLDEFVFNTEAHPFRRWK
- a CDS encoding tannase and feruloyl esterase yields the protein MFSKPPNSPGLLGTTLLTLAALTSSTSASTSPKCDPSTFTFPSIPGLQHIKTTAVQVHNYTSFPNRLSEASLATTSASATGIPPFCNVTVSYTHPGHDDLVNVHVWLPLEKSAWNERFMGLGGGGFVVGEVDGDGPSAAVQEGYVAAVTDGGHLASLRPDVWALRGPGNIDWPLLVNFGYRSLHELAVVGKAVLGAYYDAEERYSYFKGCSTGGRQGLAVAQRYPGDFDGVLSMCPAVEFPAMVTSLYFPQLVMRWRRYWPSGCELGAIVKAGVEACDLGDGRRDGVIGRLGECGFDVRTAEGREFSCDGKDGKKIEGRVSRGAVEVVEEVVGGVLDEEGREMFPSYVPGTQFAGLLAMMNSVCEEETDRTRCAGVPFSVTDEWIRLFIEKDPAFDPASMSRETFRDVFRRGVEEYESVIGTPIPDLRRFRERGGKVLMWHGMADQAISIKVGRGLYEKAKGIEAKRGVEIEEFWRYFEVPGVNHCVSMYGAPFPWSALEKLRAWVEKGVAPEQLDARGFKIGEDGKVVVDEEVRRICLYPEEGVWNGKTWVCVKPGEKIEVIEEKEEL